In the genome of Salana multivorans, the window ACTCGGCGAGGACGTCGTCGACGAGACCGCCCAGCGTCGCGGCATCCGTGAGTCCGAGCACGCGCGCGGCCGGGCGGCCCTCGCGGTCGAGCACGACGGTGGTCGGGTACGCGCTGAGCGGCACCACGCCCTGGAGGGCGGACACGGCGGAGGCGTCGGAGTCCTCCAGCATCGGGTAGGTGATGCCGAAGCTCTCGGTGAAGGAGGCGACGCGGTCGGCGTCGTCGCGGGCGTTGATCCCGACCACCCGCAGGCCCCGGTCGGCGTAGTCCGTGGCGAGCGCCGCCAGGTCGGGCGCCTCGACCCGGCACGGCGGGCAGTCCGCGTACCAGAAGTTGAGGAGCACGACGTCGCCCCGGTAGTCGGCGAGGTCGAGCTCGACACCGTCGAAGGTGACGCCCGCGAGCTCGACCGCCTCCGTCCGGTCGGCCGGCGCGAACAGCGTGATGCTGCCGTCGCCGGCCTGGTAGCCGGCCTCGGCGACCTCCGGGTCGTCCGCCGGAGCCGACGAGCCGGAGCAGCCGGCGAGCAGCGTCGCGACGGCGAGGAGCGCTGCCGCCCCGGTCGCGGCCGTCCGCCGACGGGCGCCGCTACGCACCGGGCACCGCCGACGCACCCGGCAGGAGGGAGGCGGCCGGCTCGGAGTAGGTGTGGTCGACGAGGCGGTCGCCGTCGAACGTGAGCGACGTGACCGACGCGAGGGAGCACTCCCGGGAGCGCGGGTCGTGCCACAGCGGCTTGCCCTGGAGCGCGCGACGCACGGCCCAGATCGGGGACTGGTGCGACACGAGCACGGCCTCGTGCCCCTCGGCGACGCGACGGGCCGCGGCGACGGCGGCGAGCACGCGGTCGCGCTGCTGCGCGAACGGCTCCCCCCAGGACGGCGAGAACGGGTTGTAGAGGTGCCGCAGAATCGCGGGATCGAGCAGCTCGCGCACGCCGGCGCCGGCCAGCCGGCGCCCCTCCAGGACGTTGTCCGCCTCGATCAACCGGTCGTCGGTGGCGACCTCGAGGCCGAGCGCGCGGGCCAGCGGCGCGGCCGTCTCCTGCGCCCGCTGCAACGGGGACGCCACGACGTAGGTGACGTCGTGACCGTCGCCCGGCCGGGAGCCGGGGGACGTGAACGCCTCCGCGACGAGTCGCGCCATGGCGTGGCCTCGCTCCGACAGCCCGTACCCGGGCAGGCGTCCGTAGAGGATGCCGTCAGGGTTGTGGACCTCGCCGTGGCGCACGAGGTGGACGGTGGTACGCGGCATCCGACTAGTCTCGCACCCCCGGCGGACCCCTGGGCCCGGCGGCGACCGCCCCGTGGACGACCGCGACCCGACGGCCGGCGTCGGCGCCGGCTCGCTACGGCAGGACGGCGGGCTCCGAGATCTCGAGGCCGGCGGCGTGCAGGGTCGAGCGCATGACGTCGCCGAGCGCGTGGAGCTGCTCGGGGGTCACGACGTCCACCAGCCGCGCCCGCACCGAGGCCACGTGCCGGGGCGCGGCCTCGGCGAGCAGCGCCCACCCCTCGGGGGTGATGCGGGCGAGGACGCCGCGGCGGTCGTCCCGCGCGGGCAGCCGCTCGACCAGGTCGGACCGCTCGAGCCGGGCGATCGTGTGCGTGACCCTGCTGCGGGAGTGCGCCACCTGCTCGGCGAGCTCCGCCATCCGCACGCCCTCGCACCCGGCCTCCGACAGCCGCACGAGGAGCTCGTACTCCGCCATCGACAGGCCGACCTCGAGCTCGAGGTCGGTGCTCAGCGCCCGCATGAGGAACGTCATGCCGGTGATGGTGGCGCGCCAGTCGCGCTGCTGCCCCGGGTCGAGCCAGTGGGGC includes:
- a CDS encoding TlpA family protein disulfide reductase codes for the protein MRSGARRRTAATGAAALLAVATLLAGCSGSSAPADDPEVAEAGYQAGDGSITLFAPADRTEAVELAGVTFDGVELDLADYRGDVVLLNFWYADCPPCRVEAPDLAALATDYADRGLRVVGINARDDADRVASFTESFGITYPMLEDSDASAVSALQGVVPLSAYPTTVVLDREGRPAARVLGLTDAATLGGLVDDVLAESSRG
- a CDS encoding histidine phosphatase family protein; translated protein: MPRTTVHLVRHGEVHNPDGILYGRLPGYGLSERGHAMARLVAEAFTSPGSRPGDGHDVTYVVASPLQRAQETAAPLARALGLEVATDDRLIEADNVLEGRRLAGAGVRELLDPAILRHLYNPFSPSWGEPFAQQRDRVLAAVAAARRVAEGHEAVLVSHQSPIWAVRRALQGKPLWHDPRSRECSLASVTSLTFDGDRLVDHTYSEPAASLLPGASAVPGA
- a CDS encoding MarR family winged helix-turn-helix transcriptional regulator; protein product: MLVADHGKAPVPIDGAGDVEPHWLDPGQQRDWRATITGMTFLMRALSTDLELEVGLSMAEYELLVRLSEAGCEGVRMAELAEQVAHSRSRVTHTIARLERSDLVERLPARDDRRGVLARITPEGWALLAEAAPRHVASVRARLVDVVTPEQLHALGDVMRSTLHAAGLEISEPAVLP